One Amycolatopsis sp. NBC_00355 genomic window carries:
- a CDS encoding penicillin-binding transpeptidase domain-containing protein → MSARRSGAALAVLLLAASTAAGCSGGGPEDALSAFLDAVASGDIAAAAANTDSPDAAKTVLTQVRGALDPESLDVEDEEVKEPADGDTVTAGYQLTWHLPHGRTWSYRADAQLRAAENGWQVHWQPTVVHPQLAVGQTLGVLPQLPEMAPVLDRDGVPLMRPQTVIGVVVDPAKTGDAGAVAKSLAAALHRYEPSVTGRSLLDGMGKTKPGATFPVITLRAGDYQRVKPVIYDLPGVRFAAQERLLPVTRGSGTQVLPAIRALVEQDLAGAAGWRIVTQDVTGGEVSELQAEPPKPGPAITSTLSARIQDAAEKALAPAEYPAALVAIQPSSGDILAVAQNEAADAEGSLALAGRFPPGSTFKIVTAAAALADGDVEADSPVDCPGTTTIENRVVPNEGRFDLGRVSLKTAFAKSCNTTFARLAAGLPGAALTDTAKSFGIGADFVVPGLTTVTGAVPATDSAVQRAENGFGQGTVVTSPFGMALVAATVQAGKVPTPSLVKGRPATVQGTGDAPSDDVLGALRGMMREVVTSGTATGLRDIPDVAGKTGTAQFGDGSRSHGWFVGYRGDLAFAVLLTEAGSSKPAVQAAHRFLAAIG, encoded by the coding sequence ATGAGTGCACGTCGAAGCGGTGCCGCCCTCGCGGTGCTGCTGCTCGCCGCCTCGACCGCGGCCGGCTGTTCGGGCGGCGGCCCCGAGGACGCCCTCTCCGCGTTCCTGGACGCCGTCGCGTCCGGGGACATCGCCGCCGCCGCGGCCAACACCGACTCGCCGGACGCGGCGAAGACCGTGCTGACGCAGGTCCGCGGCGCTCTCGACCCGGAGTCCCTGGACGTCGAGGACGAAGAGGTGAAGGAGCCGGCGGACGGCGACACCGTCACGGCCGGCTACCAGCTCACCTGGCACCTCCCGCACGGGCGCACCTGGTCCTACCGCGCCGACGCCCAGCTGCGCGCGGCCGAGAACGGCTGGCAGGTGCACTGGCAGCCGACGGTCGTGCACCCGCAGCTCGCGGTCGGCCAGACCCTCGGCGTGCTGCCGCAGCTGCCGGAGATGGCGCCGGTCCTCGACCGCGACGGCGTGCCGCTGATGCGCCCGCAGACCGTGATCGGCGTGGTCGTCGACCCGGCGAAGACCGGCGACGCGGGCGCGGTGGCCAAGTCGCTCGCCGCCGCGCTGCACCGGTACGAGCCGTCGGTGACGGGCCGCTCGCTGCTGGACGGCATGGGCAAGACCAAACCCGGCGCCACGTTCCCGGTGATCACCCTGCGCGCCGGCGACTACCAGCGGGTCAAGCCGGTGATCTACGACCTGCCCGGCGTCCGGTTCGCCGCCCAGGAACGGCTGCTGCCGGTGACGCGCGGGTCCGGGACGCAGGTGCTGCCGGCCATCCGCGCGCTGGTCGAGCAGGACCTGGCCGGGGCGGCGGGCTGGCGGATCGTCACCCAGGACGTCACCGGCGGCGAGGTGTCCGAGCTGCAGGCCGAACCGCCGAAGCCCGGGCCCGCGATCACCAGCACGCTCAGCGCGCGGATCCAGGACGCCGCCGAGAAGGCCCTCGCGCCGGCCGAATACCCGGCCGCGCTGGTGGCCATCCAGCCATCGAGCGGCGACATCCTGGCCGTGGCGCAGAACGAGGCGGCCGACGCCGAAGGTTCGCTGGCGCTGGCCGGGCGGTTCCCGCCGGGTTCGACGTTCAAGATCGTCACCGCGGCGGCCGCCCTGGCGGACGGCGACGTCGAGGCCGACAGCCCGGTCGACTGCCCCGGCACCACGACGATCGAGAACCGCGTCGTGCCGAACGAAGGCCGCTTCGACCTGGGCCGGGTCTCGTTGAAGACGGCGTTCGCGAAGTCGTGCAACACCACCTTCGCCCGGCTCGCGGCCGGGCTGCCGGGGGCGGCGCTGACCGACACGGCCAAGTCGTTCGGCATCGGCGCGGACTTCGTCGTCCCGGGCCTGACCACGGTCACCGGCGCGGTCCCGGCCACCGACTCCGCCGTCCAGCGCGCGGAAAACGGCTTCGGCCAGGGGACGGTGGTGACCAGCCCGTTCGGGATGGCCCTGGTCGCGGCGACCGTGCAGGCCGGGAAGGTGCCGACGCCGTCGCTGGTGAAGGGGCGCCCGGCGACCGTGCAGGGCACCGGCGACGCGCCGTCGGACGACGTGCTCGGGGCGCTGCGCGGGATGATGCGCGAGGTCGTCACGTCGGGGACCGCGACCGGGCTGCGGGACATCCCCGACGTCGCCGGCAAGACCGGCACGGCCCAGTTCGGCGACGGCTCCCGCTCCCACGGCTGGTTCGTCGGCTACCGCGGCGACCTGGCGTTCGCGGTGCTGCTGACCGAGGCGGGCTCCTCCAAACCGGCGGTTCAGGCCGCACACCGGTTCCTGGCGGCGATCGGCTGA
- a CDS encoding DUF4097 family beta strand repeat-containing protein, whose amino-acid sequence MPIFATPEPITATIDASIADVRIVASDRADTVVEVTPADPHDRDDVSAAEKTQIEFTGNALLVKGPKYHTKLFGKGGSLIVVVELPAGSGIRGTTAMGDFRATGALGECRFKTSMGTIDLDETTRLEATTAVGDVTVGHASGHAEVSTGSGDIRLREIDGSAALKNSSGETRVGTVTGDLRVSSANGDIFVDVAHTAVNAKTAAGDVRIGEVVRDTVVLETAVGEIEVGVREGSAAWLVLNSLIGSVHNSLAAADGPGQTDETVEVRARSYTGDIVVRRS is encoded by the coding sequence CAGCATCGCCGACGTCCGGATCGTCGCGAGCGACCGCGCCGACACCGTCGTCGAGGTCACCCCGGCCGACCCGCACGACCGCGACGACGTGTCCGCCGCCGAGAAGACCCAGATCGAATTCACCGGCAACGCCCTGCTGGTCAAGGGCCCGAAGTACCACACGAAGCTCTTCGGGAAGGGTGGCTCGCTGATCGTCGTCGTGGAGCTGCCCGCCGGGTCCGGCATCCGCGGCACCACCGCGATGGGCGACTTCCGGGCGACCGGGGCGCTCGGCGAGTGCCGGTTCAAGACGTCGATGGGCACCATCGACCTCGACGAGACGACCCGGCTCGAAGCCACCACCGCGGTCGGCGACGTCACGGTCGGCCACGCCAGCGGGCACGCCGAGGTGAGCACCGGCTCCGGGGACATCCGGCTCCGCGAGATCGACGGCTCGGCCGCGCTGAAGAACTCCAGCGGCGAGACCCGGGTCGGCACGGTGACCGGCGACCTGCGGGTCAGCTCGGCCAACGGCGACATCTTCGTCGACGTCGCGCACACCGCCGTCAACGCCAAGACCGCGGCCGGGGACGTCCGGATCGGCGAGGTCGTCCGCGACACCGTCGTGCTCGAAACCGCCGTCGGCGAGATCGAGGTCGGCGTCCGCGAGGGCAGTGCCGCGTGGCTGGTCCTCAACTCGCTCATCGGCAGCGTGCACAACTCGCTCGCCGCGGCCGACGGCCCCGGGCAGACCGACGAGACCGTCGAGGTCCGCGCCCGCTCCTACACCGGCGACATCGTCGTCCGCCGGTCCTGA
- a CDS encoding VOC family protein: MTPAPNVWPALRYDDAPAAVRFLVDVLGFTETLVVPDGDLVAHAELRWPEGGAVMLGSVRPPDGVHDAMKPGTGAVYVVSDHVDDVHAKAKAAGAEITAELTDTDYGSHTFSLRDPEGNAWTFGTYRGAP; encoded by the coding sequence ATGACTCCTGCACCGAACGTCTGGCCGGCCCTGCGTTACGACGACGCCCCGGCCGCGGTCCGTTTCCTCGTCGACGTCCTGGGCTTCACCGAGACGCTGGTGGTCCCCGACGGCGACCTCGTCGCCCACGCCGAGCTGCGCTGGCCCGAAGGCGGCGCCGTGATGCTGGGCAGCGTCCGGCCGCCCGACGGCGTCCACGACGCGATGAAGCCCGGCACCGGCGCGGTGTACGTCGTGTCGGACCACGTGGACGACGTCCACGCGAAGGCGAAGGCCGCCGGCGCCGAGATCACGGCCGAGCTGACCGACACGGACTACGGCTCGCACACGTTCAGCCTGCGCGACCCGGAGGGCAACGCCTGGACGTTCGGCACCTACCGCGGCGCACCCTGA
- the map gene encoding type I methionyl aminopeptidase: MSVRAPLVPGVQTPRRDVPSSIARPEYVDKPAPKRDTGNGVRTPEVIEAMRVASRIAAQALEEGGKAVKPGATTDDIDKVVHEYLLDHHAYPSTLGYRGFPKSCCTSLNEVICHGIPDSTVLEDGDICNIDVTAFIGGVHGDTNATFLAGDVSEEVRLLVERTREATLRSIKAVRPGRRLNVIGRVIEAYAKRFGYGVVRDFTGHGVGPSFHTAPTVLHYEEPTVETVIEEGMTFTIEPMITLGTIDYDIWSDDWTVTTKDKKWTAQFEHTLVVTADGAEILTLP; encoded by the coding sequence ATGTCCGTTCGTGCCCCGCTGGTGCCCGGCGTCCAGACGCCGCGCCGTGACGTCCCCAGTTCCATCGCCCGTCCCGAGTACGTGGACAAGCCGGCGCCGAAGCGGGACACCGGCAACGGCGTGCGCACGCCCGAGGTGATCGAGGCGATGCGCGTCGCGAGCCGGATCGCGGCGCAGGCCCTGGAGGAGGGCGGCAAGGCCGTCAAGCCGGGCGCGACCACCGACGACATCGACAAGGTCGTCCACGAGTACCTGCTCGACCACCACGCCTACCCGTCGACGCTGGGCTACCGCGGCTTCCCGAAGTCGTGCTGCACCTCGCTCAACGAGGTCATCTGCCACGGCATCCCGGACTCGACGGTGCTCGAGGACGGCGACATCTGCAACATCGACGTCACCGCCTTCATCGGCGGCGTGCACGGCGACACGAACGCGACGTTCCTGGCGGGTGACGTCTCCGAGGAGGTCCGCCTGCTGGTGGAGCGCACCCGCGAGGCGACGCTGCGCTCGATCAAGGCGGTCCGCCCGGGCCGCCGGCTGAACGTGATCGGCCGCGTCATCGAGGCGTACGCCAAGCGCTTCGGTTACGGCGTGGTCCGCGACTTCACCGGCCACGGCGTCGGCCCGTCGTTCCACACCGCGCCGACCGTGCTGCACTACGAGGAGCCGACGGTGGAGACGGTGATCGAGGAGGGCATGACCTTCACGATCGAGCCGATGATCACCCTCGGCACCATCGACTACGACATCTGGTCCGACGACTGGACCGTCACCACGAAGGACAAGAAGTGGACGGCCCAGTTCGAGCACACCCTCGTGGTGACCGCCGACGGCGCCGAGATCCTGACCCTGCCGTAG
- a CDS encoding ATP-binding cassette domain-containing protein: protein MPDAIVAEGLVKKYGGVTALDGMSLRVPEGTVLGVLGPNGAGKTTTVQILTTLQKPDAGYATVAGFDVVRDAHELRSHIGASGQYAAVDLELTGAENLEMVGRLYHLGTKRAKARGRELLARFDLEDAADRPVKGYSGGMRRRLDLAGALVANPPVLFLDEPTTGLDPRARTDLWDVITELVSGGTTLLLTTQYLEEADRLADSIAVVDHGRVIARGTADELKDLVGGERIELTVGTHDDVTLARATLAGLGGGEPQSDGFRLTVPVTHGAKALTEALALLAADGVDVRDVGLRRPTLDDVFLTLTGHDVTEPAKEAV, encoded by the coding sequence ATGCCAGACGCCATCGTGGCCGAGGGACTCGTCAAGAAGTACGGCGGCGTGACCGCGCTCGACGGCATGTCGCTGCGGGTGCCGGAAGGCACCGTGCTCGGCGTGCTCGGGCCGAACGGCGCGGGGAAGACCACCACCGTCCAGATCCTCACGACGTTGCAGAAGCCGGACGCCGGATACGCCACCGTCGCCGGGTTCGACGTCGTGCGGGACGCGCACGAGCTGCGGTCGCACATCGGCGCGTCCGGGCAGTACGCCGCCGTCGACCTGGAGCTGACCGGGGCGGAGAACCTCGAAATGGTCGGGCGGCTCTACCACCTCGGCACCAAGCGCGCGAAGGCCCGCGGCCGGGAACTGCTGGCCCGGTTCGACCTCGAAGACGCCGCCGACCGGCCGGTGAAGGGCTACTCGGGCGGCATGCGGCGCCGGCTCGACCTGGCCGGCGCGCTGGTGGCCAACCCGCCGGTGCTGTTCCTCGACGAGCCCACGACCGGGCTCGACCCGCGCGCCCGCACGGACCTGTGGGACGTCATCACCGAGCTGGTCTCGGGCGGTACGACACTGCTGCTCACCACGCAGTACCTCGAAGAGGCCGACCGGCTCGCCGACAGCATCGCCGTCGTCGACCACGGCCGGGTGATCGCCCGCGGTACCGCCGACGAGCTCAAGGACCTCGTCGGCGGCGAGCGGATCGAGCTCACCGTCGGCACCCACGACGACGTCACCCTCGCGCGGGCGACGCTGGCCGGGCTGGGCGGCGGCGAACCGCAGTCCGACGGGTTCCGGCTCACCGTGCCCGTGACCCACGGCGCGAAAGCGCTTACCGAAGCGCTGGCCCTGCTGGCCGCCGACGGCGTCGACGTCCGCGACGTCGGCCTCCGGCGTCCCACCCTCGACGACGTTTTCCTCACCCTCACCGGTCACGACGTGACCGAACCCGCGAAGGAGGCCGTGTGA
- a CDS encoding DUF4177 domain-containing protein, translating into MQRYAYKVVEVREKLLGGKMSGDKLEKLLNDHAADGWQLKAITSAEVKGRVGPGGVEGLLVTFERPVQ; encoded by the coding sequence ATGCAGCGCTACGCGTACAAGGTCGTCGAGGTCCGCGAGAAGCTCCTGGGCGGCAAGATGTCCGGGGACAAACTCGAGAAGCTGCTCAACGACCACGCCGCGGACGGGTGGCAGCTCAAGGCCATCACGTCGGCCGAGGTCAAGGGCCGGGTCGGCCCCGGCGGGGTGGAAGGCCTGCTGGTCACCTTCGAGCGGCCCGTCCAGTAG
- a CDS encoding GNAT family N-acetyltransferase, translated as MLRLAGARLLDDRDYPAVRAALAADPVGSCMVSARVEAAGLDPWRLGGELWAADARPVRAGRLQGLCFSGPNLIPLRGNAPALRSFADRALRRQRTCSSLVGPAEQVLGLWDELSDEWGPAREVRDDQPLMALDTLPIIKADPAVRPVRPDELERYLPAAVAMFIEEVGVDPRSGDGGASYRARVTELIAAGRAFARFEHGEVVFKAEIGAMSASVGQIQGVWVHPDRRGGGLGTAGTAAVVNRLVRGLGRTASLYVNGYNKPALAAYRKIGFQQVGQYATVLF; from the coding sequence GTGTTGCGGCTTGCAGGTGCACGGCTGCTCGATGATCGGGACTATCCGGCGGTCCGTGCCGCGCTCGCCGCCGACCCGGTGGGCAGCTGCATGGTCAGTGCCAGGGTGGAGGCCGCGGGCCTCGATCCCTGGCGGCTCGGTGGCGAGCTCTGGGCGGCCGACGCCCGCCCGGTCCGCGCCGGGCGGCTCCAAGGGCTGTGCTTCTCCGGCCCCAACCTGATCCCCCTGCGCGGCAACGCGCCCGCGTTGCGCTCCTTCGCCGATCGCGCGCTGCGCCGGCAGCGGACGTGCTCGTCGCTGGTCGGCCCGGCCGAGCAGGTGCTCGGGTTGTGGGACGAACTCTCCGACGAGTGGGGTCCGGCCCGCGAAGTGCGCGACGACCAGCCGTTGATGGCGCTCGACACGCTGCCGATCATCAAGGCGGACCCGGCGGTCCGGCCGGTCCGTCCGGACGAGCTCGAGCGCTACCTGCCCGCGGCCGTCGCGATGTTCATCGAAGAGGTCGGCGTCGACCCGCGCAGCGGTGACGGCGGCGCCAGCTACCGCGCCCGCGTCACCGAACTGATCGCCGCCGGGCGCGCGTTCGCCCGGTTCGAGCACGGCGAGGTCGTGTTCAAGGCGGAGATCGGCGCGATGTCGGCGTCCGTCGGCCAGATCCAGGGCGTCTGGGTGCACCCCGACCGCCGCGGCGGCGGTCTCGGCACCGCGGGCACGGCCGCCGTGGTGAACCGGCTCGTCCGCGGCCTCGGCCGCACCGCGAGCCTCTACGTCAACGGCTACAACAAACCCGCCCTCGCGGCCTACCGCAAGATCGGCTTCCAGCAGGTCGGCCAGTACGCGACGGTGCTGTTCTAG
- a CDS encoding ABC transporter permease yields MNAVQLAVTDGVTVAKRNSIKIFRSLDLLGSIVFLPVMFVLLFGYVFGSVIDIPGLSYREFMLPGIFTLAVAMGSIVTGYGLTDDLQKGIIDRFRSLPMSPAAVLIGRTTADLILNVTSLLIMGLVGLLVGWRIHTGVLEALGGVLLLLAFAYALSWVMGTIGLAVRKPEVFNNVSSIAIFPLTFLANTFVDSGRLPTPLRVIADWNPISAITQASRNLFGNTSAALPPHDVWPMQHAVLASVLWIAVLLAVFVPLSVRCYQKATSH; encoded by the coding sequence ATGAACGCGGTGCAGCTGGCCGTGACCGACGGCGTCACCGTCGCCAAGCGGAACTCGATCAAGATCTTCCGGTCGCTGGACCTGCTCGGGTCCATCGTGTTCCTGCCGGTGATGTTCGTGCTGCTCTTCGGCTACGTGTTCGGCAGCGTGATCGACATCCCCGGCCTTTCCTACCGCGAGTTCATGCTGCCGGGGATCTTCACGCTCGCGGTGGCGATGGGCAGCATCGTCACCGGCTACGGCCTGACCGACGACCTGCAGAAGGGGATCATCGACCGGTTCCGCTCGCTGCCGATGTCCCCCGCCGCGGTGCTGATCGGGCGGACCACCGCCGACCTGATCCTCAACGTGACGAGCCTGCTGATCATGGGCCTGGTCGGGCTGCTGGTCGGCTGGCGGATCCACACCGGCGTCCTCGAGGCGCTGGGTGGCGTGCTCCTGCTGCTCGCCTTCGCCTACGCGCTCTCGTGGGTGATGGGGACGATCGGGCTGGCCGTGCGCAAACCCGAGGTGTTCAACAACGTCTCGAGCATCGCGATCTTCCCGCTGACGTTCCTGGCCAACACGTTCGTCGACAGCGGCCGGCTGCCGACCCCTCTGCGGGTGATCGCCGACTGGAACCCGATCTCGGCGATCACGCAGGCGTCCCGGAACCTGTTCGGCAACACGAGCGCGGCCCTGCCCCCGCACGACGTCTGGCCGATGCAGCACGCGGTGCTGGCGTCGGTGCTGTGGATCGCGGTGCTGCTGGCGGTGTTCGTGCCGCTTTCGGTGCGCTGCTACCAAAAGGCAACCAGCCACTGA